The Panicum virgatum strain AP13 chromosome 5K, P.virgatum_v5, whole genome shotgun sequence genome has a window encoding:
- the LOC120709653 gene encoding uncharacterized protein LOC120709653 encodes MGIIVEDRRPFASRWDGPARRRGKAKRDRDVLRSPSYLALRNHVVLSDLEGDRRSPSPAHGRARPDRNFDGDECEDRGCCSPNDDDLHMPPHDDDFYVRIESPDRLFKCVRCHDMLSSTVYELDFLIIFPDIRVAVVVVDLQCAEGHVTCATCHGSANGAGAAGGHKCSHCGSPEYAPSRAVANWLRSVRFSCPNYQYGCPSFLPRHEMKADHEATCRYAPVFCPLRHCYFGGGPADELERHLTSRHDWDVVAFRYGEPFRVRVQPSQSLLRAEDGEIFHLCSELEPGGTALSMIRIRPENAAAAEFTYELRTPAAAGLRHGLQMQSTVWATSLWRGAEGANPVCVTVPDDMFPLEGPEQDSVEVRVHKVAAPGPPARDN; translated from the exons ATGGGCATCATCGTCGAGGACCGGAGGCCCTTCGCCTCGCGCTGGGACGGCCCCGCGCGCAGGCGTGGGAAGGCCAAGCGCGACCGCGACGTCCTCCGGTCGCCGTCGTACCTGGCGTTGCGTAACCATGTGGTCCTCAGCGACTTGGAGGGCGACCGCCGCAGCCCCAGCCCCGCCCATGGACGTGCGCGTCCCGACCGGAACTTCGACGGCGAT GAGTGCGAGGACAGGGGTTGCTGCTCGCCGAACGACGACGACCTCCACATGCCGCCACACGACGACGACTTCTACGTGCGCATCGAGAGCCCGGACCGTCTGTTCAAGTGCGTCCGCTGCCACGACATGCTCTCCTCCACCGTCTACGAG CTAGATTTCCTCATCATCTTCCCTGACATTcgtgtcgccgtcgtcgtcgtcgacttGCAGTGCGCCGAGGGGCACGTCACCTGCGCCACCTGCCACGGCTCCGCaaacggcgccggcgccgccggcggccacaaGTGCAGCCActgcggctcgccggagtaCGCCCCCAGCCGCGCTGTGGCCAACTGGCTGAGGTCCGTCCGGTTCTCGTGCCCCAACTACCAGTACGGCTGCCCGTCCTTCCTCCCGAGGCACGAGATGAAGGCTGATCACGAGGCCACCTGCCGCTACGCGCCGGTCTTCTGCCCCCTCCGGCACTGCTActtcggcggcggcccggcggacGAGCTCGAGCGCCACCTCACGTCGCGCCACGACTGGGACGTGGTCGCCTTCCGCTACGGCGAGCCGTTCCGCGTGCGCGTGCAGCCGTCGCAGTCCCTGCTCCGCGCCGAGGACGGCGAGATCTTCCACCTCTGCTCGGAGCTGGAGCCCGGCGGCACCGCGCTGTCGATGATCCGCATCCGCCCCgagaacgcggcggcggcggagttcaCGTACGAGCtgaggacgccggcggcggcggggctgcggCACGGGCTGCAGATGCAGTCGACGGTGTGGGCCACGTCGCTGTGGCGCGGGGCGGAGGGCGCCAACCCCGTCTGCGTCACGGTGCCGGACGACATGTTCCCGCTGGAAGGGCCCGAGCAAGACTCCGTCGAGGTGCGCGTCCACAAGGTGGCGGCGCCTGGCCCCCC
- the LOC120709655 gene encoding putative E3 ubiquitin-protein ligase SINA-like 6, producing MEKRSGARAAKENATTKKPRMLRKSPVAMKQQRQDEGHEPRTLSVTLDRDALECPLCFSPFEASIFQCKNGHAACEACCARTHRVCPSCAEPIGDIRCRPLENAIAGMLVPCAFAEHGCTWRLRFAEKQVHEALLCQHAPCACPVPGCAYAGLELGDHIRDAHAAAGDGDGDGNDVVSFAGSAAVTLRRGTPFRVLLHETDARVFLLLNGGGVPSGRSLSVVCVGPRPCGNKSLEYTLQVGGGGEPGALALSASGPVPCTCRWAGHHPTEAFLFVPDAYWGSSGSVSVTVPVRKVTADKV from the exons ATGGAGAAAAGGAGCGGCGCCAGGGCAGCGAAGGAGAACGCCACGACGAAGAAGCCGAGGATGCTCCGGAAATCGCCCGTGGCCATGAAGCAGCAGCGCCAAGATGAAGGCCACGAGCCTAGGACCCTCAGCGTTACCCTGGACCGCGACGCCTTGGAGTGCCCGCTCTGCTTCTCCCCGTTCGAAGCATCCATCTTCCAG TGCAAGAACGGGCACGCCGCGTGCGAGGCCTGCTGCGCCCGCACCCACCGGGTGTGCCCGTCCTGCGCCGAGCCCATCGGCGACATCCGCTGCCGGCCGCTGGAGAACGCCATCGCGGGCATGCTCGTCCCCTGCGCGTTCGCCGAGCACGGCTGCACGTGGCGCCTCAGGTTCGCCGAGAAGCAGGTCCACGAGGCGCTCCTCTGCCAGCACGCCCCGTGCGCGTGCCCCGTCCCGGGGTGCGCCTACGCCGGCCTGGAGCTCGGCGACCACATCCGGGACGCGCACGCCGCGGCgggcgatggcgacggcgacggcaacgACGTCGTCAGCTTCGCCGGGTCCGCGGCGGTGACGCTGCGCCGCGGCACGCCTTTCCGGGTGCTCCTGCACGAGACGGACGCGCGCGTCTTCCTGCTGctcaacggcggcggcgtgccctcCGGGCGGTCGCTGTCCGTGGTCTGCGTCGGCCCCCGCCCCTGCGGGAACAAGTCGCTGGAGTACACGCTgcaggtcggcggcggcggcgagcccggcGCGCTCGCGCTGTCGGCGTCGGGACCCGTGCCGTGCACTTGCCGCTGGGCGGGGCACCACCCGACCGAGGCGTTCCTGTTCGTGCCGGACgcgtactggggctcctccggcaGCGTCTCCGTCACCGTCCCTGTCAGGAAGGTGACCGCCGACAAGGTCTGA
- the LOC120709654 gene encoding uncharacterized protein LOC120709654, which yields MEKLEQQSTVKKAMEAAAARGELTVRMDMAKLHCPRCNHPFKPPIYQFLCDAGHLACSNCHGQLPKDKCYACGHDGAYRRNTTLEDVVGWHKVLCPNGAYGCQAYVPTTSAATTSASAPARRAAARSRAAPSPARRRCSATTSGTRMGGPWTRSRRRLLVAEEEGRVFLVVAVGAPGECPEVSLACLRANAAAEPQYTCRMWAVGEAAGTAGALSVMMKMEVPSCGVPGKAAVVPLVVHRKMLHGASTEIHLSVRIDEELDSRSNELDDLPMQRDYHESDRDKEMV from the exons ATGGAGAAGCTCGAGCAGCAGAGCACCGTCAAGAAGGCGATGGAAGCCGCCGCGGCCAGGGGGGAGCTCACCGTCAGGATGGACATGGCCAAGCTCCACTGCCCCCGCTGCAACCACCCCTTCAAGCCTCCAATCTACCAGTTCCTG TGCGATGCCGGGCACTTGGCTTGCAGCAACTGCCATGGCCAGCTCCCAAAGGACAAGTGCTACGCGTGCGGGCACGACGGCGCCTACCGCCGCAACACCACTCTGGAAGATGTCGTCGGCTGGCACAAGGTCCTCTGCCCCAACGGCGCGTACGGCTGCCAGGCCTACGTCCCTACCACAAGTGCGGCGACCACCAGCGCGAGTGCCCCTGCGCGCCGTGCGGCTGCTCGGAGTCGGGCTGCtccttcgccggctcgccgccgatGCTCCGCGACCACCTCAGGGACGCGCATGGGTGGTCCGTGGACAAGATCC CGGCGCCGCCTGCTGGTCGCCGAGGAGGAAGGGCGCGTGTTCCTCGTGGTCGCCGTGGGCGCGCCCGGCGAGTGCCCCGAAGTCTCGCTTGCGTGCTTGAGAGCGAACGCCGCGGCGGAGCCGCAGTACACGTGCAGGATGTGGGCggtgggggaggccgcgggCACCGCCGGCGCGCTAAGCGTGATGATGAAGATGGAGGTGCCAAGCTGCGGGGTGCCCGGCAAGGCCGCGGTGGTGCCCCTGGTTGTGCATCGCAAAATGCTTCACGGGGCCTCAACGGAGATCCACCTAAGCGTTCGCATCGACGAG GAACTTGACTCAAGGTCCAACGAGCTTGATGACCTACCTATGCAAAGGGATTACCATGAAAGCGACAGAGACAAGGAAATGGTCTGA